The nucleotide window atgtaatgttatgcactgtacttttggggacttcatgaatacatttatagaatactttggggagcaagtgtcacacaggggctgcctctgactgccactcactcccacccgcccgcgccgctcctcactatccctgaTTCCCGCCCGCGCCGCTACTCGCTATCCGGCCGCCCGCGCCACTCCTAGCTATCCCTGACTCCCgcccgcacgccccgttcctcacactatctggccgccgccctctgctcatgcatgacggccgcgtcagcccgcccccaccccggccggggacaccaggaagtgccgtgctcccggccggggtgggggcgggctgacgcggccgtcatgcatgagcagagagcggcggccagatagtgtgaagagcagtgaggaacggggcgtgcgtgcgggagtcagggatagtgaggagcggcgcgggcgggagtcagggatagtgaggagcggcacggCCGGCCGGACAGTGAGtagcggcgcgggcgggtgggagtgagCGGTAGCcagaggcagcccctgtgtgagcggcggcggcggtgataggcatagcacaggtactactcacCCATTATCtggagataatgggggagtagtactttgtatatgttcccagcaccgagcagggagggaggggggaggtagatggcactcctctccctccctgctcggtgccctgcaaatctattcattgaatacatttatgggatactttggggagcaaggacacttgctccccaaagtattctataaatgtattcatgaagtccccaaaagtacagtgcataacattacattacatacactgtaattcctatggagtgtccagcaggggcgcactatatatagaagtcaatggtactcattgacttctatattaagagtgccccctgctggacactccataggaattacacctttcgtcgtgacgtcactgcttctgagataattctaacacttcctgatacactaaattaagggaaatagcagtatatcagcatttcccataattaatgtacattagaaaattgtataacttttcataagtaataacatataaaaaaaaataattttggctggacttctcctttaaggccatttcaggctctgtccttaaggggttaaattccccTTGgaaatatagggggggggggaatagactGTGCAACTTCAACAGCCGTCAGAACTTCCTGTATATTTAATTTGCATGAACTATTGCACTCAAGCTAAATCAGATTGTTGCCAAAGGTTGATTAAGATGGTGAGCATTTAGTCTCCCTAGACCCAGACTTGTCTTCCGTGTAGGTGTGGTTACTACCGTGCTGAAGCATCATGGGATTGAAAACAAAGCACAAAGGAGGAGAAAGCTGGTGAAACCTGAAAATCAAAAAGGTGGCTGATCAGTAGACAGGAGGCTAGGTTGtagaaaagtatttaaaatttttatgtaAGAACACTAGAGCTTTAAAGGGTATCAGTCATTGTGCACTGCCACTTGCTCTCTGGTGTGAAGAGATGCAGCTCATGCTGGGGATTGGGTTCTGAAGCAACCTCCCCATGCTCATCAGGTTCCAGGCATGAGCCCTACTAAttagaatagggcttgtgcacagaacttggCCAGGCATGTAACCTTACCAAGCCATGATGCACAGGAATGAGTTGTTTGTGGCAGCGTATagtgacattttaaaggggttatccagcgctacaaaaacatggccacttttccctctctcttgtctccagattgggtggggtttcaaactccattgaagtaaatggagctttattgcaaaccacacctgacctggagacgagagggggaaaagtggccatgtttttgtagcactggataacccctttaaaaacaaaaaaatagggGTTTTTCACATTTTACAAGGGGTCTTATTAAAATttgcataatacacacacactataaaacCACCTAAAATGCCATTTATTTTCTAAACTGTCTGCCACCAATCATTTATGACCATATGGGTCCTAACTGGACGGCTCAATGTTGGCTAATTTGAGAGCGTTTCCAGAGCTTTCACAAGGCATGAATGATCACTAGATCTTTCGATCAGCCCATTGCTATCcactgttggctgcacatcccctattacacgagatATGCAGCCAACAGCCAATCAtttttcagccaatcagaacAGCCCAAATGAGCACTTGCTTGTTTGTCAGCCGATCACTAGCCTCATTTCACGGAGGGATATCAACCTGTTTAAGCTAGTTCCATTACAACTATAGACCAGGGGACAGCAACACAGTCCATGCTTTATGAATACTTTCTGTTTCATGCCATTAATCACGGACACCAATCATCAGTTGATACATTTTATTAATGGTCGTTGAACTTTcataaagaaaatataaaaaaaatggcaaattaAAATTTCTCCAAGTTAGTGAAAAGTCCTATAAAATAAGAACCCTGCAGTTTACAAAATGTGGCTTGAAACATGTTGCGGTGTGCAGTTTACGTTTATTTTTGGTATAtttgaaaacaaataaaataggacgtagtatatatttatataaataggaTGCATTGTGATATTTACAGTTATCAAGAAGATGAGAAATAAATGCGGGCGCATTCACTCAGGTAAACATTGATACAAAtaaacaaaactgaaaattaaaaaaaagaaagtttgctGACATTCAGGCTAGGGCTCCACCCTCAATTTGCAGTATGGCCGTAAAACTGCAATTTGGGGGAATCAATGCAATTCCATCATTTTACCTTGACTTGCAGGTAAGCATGCCACATTAATCTTTATTCAGTTGCCTCAAAGAGTATTGAAAGGCCTGCCTTTCTACAATAAGCCCAGCTGTTTGCTAATAGCCAAAAGAAGCAGAGATGTTGCCACCTATCACTGACTTTAATAAATGCTACCCATTATATATGATACTAAAGCAAGCCTGCAGACCtagaaatctttaaaaaaaaataatcaggtATTTGGGATTACAGGAACATAGTCACACATACAGTGGAGAGCACACGCAATCAAATAGATGAAAAAGTAAAACTATGTTACTGACACATAAAATGCCCATCTCCGTTTGACGCTGACAAAGCAATCTACTTGCTTGGTAAAACGGTACATTTTTACTCCCAATCCTTCTGCCTAttgcacaactttttttttttttttttacatatgctaGTGAGTAAATTTTCTCAACCAAAGCCGATTTTATAgcaggtagttttttttttataacaatatttTACTATTGTTTTTACAAGTGCTTCAGACCAAAAATGTTAGTTCTATAGTGCTACTCTATAGTACAACCCGTTCTCCTGTTCTAGAAGCATAgatttttgattttttaaaagaagggagggggggataaAATCTACATTCTAGATTTGTTCTTTCTTAATCTCGATCTTCTTAGCTTTTGGGACAAGGAAGACGTTGCCGTCTTTTGTCTGCTGAAGAGAGTACTCATGGTGGGAGTAGGGATTGCCATCCTCGTCACGTAGTTTGCTGAAGACCTCCATGTATAAGGTTCCGAGCTGTTTTTTCATTAGGTGGAGACTGCTGTTATATTCCCCCTTCTCGGCAAGCAACTTCTCTTTCTCGTTCTTCAGGTTGTCTAGATCCGTTTCCAGCTCCACAATGTTCTCCATTTTCCTCTTCCGGCAGTTCTGAGCCGCTACCTTATTTTTGCCTCGCCTCCGTATATCTCGAATGAGAGCGAGCTGAGCCTCGTTGAATTGATGTTTGGACATTAAGACGTTGAAGTCATCCACAGGAAGATTAACAATTTTTTCCACAGAGAATGGTACGTTCAGAGCTTTCGCTCTTTGCGCGTCTCTAGTGAAACGAGCTTCCTGGCGACTTTGTAGCTTGTCTTTTGTAAAAGGAGTCTTACTTTGACCAGGCTTAACAGGTAGCTCTTTTTCTGGCGGATTCTGCGCTTCTATGTCAAAGCACGTGTCCAGCGGTACAATGGGCGAGAGTGCATAGAATGCGTCTTCTGTAAAGGGAATCGGGAATTTCTCTGCCGGATTCTGTTGTACATTTTCAGTTGTGCTATCCATATCGTCCATTTCAGAATCGCTGTATCCATATTGTGTGTCCCCATAAATGGAGGAACCCACGGACTGGCCAGGGGACGCAGAACAAGGGCTTGTGTTAATGGAGATCCCTGAATCAGAATCATTGAATTCTGTTGGACTGTTCCCATTAAAAGCTTTACATAATGATAAGTCTGTGATATCGACTGTTTCATTGAGAAGTTCAGTGAATGAGTGGCCTGAATTGTCTGTCAAAGGCACATTGGTCACTTTGGGATCAATAAGGGTAAATATATCATCACAAAATGATTCGACATTAAATGTTGAATTTGTGTTTACTGTGGGCACATTAGGGGCAAATGAACCAACAAAGTCATTAGAGAAAACTGGAACGGGGTCCTCTGCTGGTTTTTCACTGTTCAGCAACGGATTTTGGAACACGTAGTTGTTAGATGTTTCCGTCACTGCTTCTGTATTCGAGTATAGGCTCAGGTCAACAAAGCTGTCGATCTGACTGTTGAGGCACTACGGAAAGAAAGAGTAAAGAATGTTAAACACGGCAATGTACTGTATTGACATCTGTGCAACAGTAAATGGTCAATGCTGTTTAACTTCTCTTACCAAACAGAACTCCCTACACCCAGAAAAAAAGGCCCTAAAGTCGTGGCCATTTGTTACAGGAAATCTCTCTCTATTAACAGACAAAGCTAGATGTAAAACAAGGTGTGGGGCTTAGCTACTGCTACGTGCAGGAAAAGGAGAAAGCCCGGCCTGTATACATGCGAGCAAACCACAATCCACACTGTTTCTGAAAGGTAAAATAAGGCTTCCCTCTAATCTCTCACTACTCCCTTCTGTAAATATCAGTGTACCTACCGCTGTATGTCCCTAGTGCTGTAGTGTAATTTCTGCCTCCCTTTGACATGTTATCAGTAGCTTAGTGTAAACCCTTACTTGTTGTGCTGCTGacgtttctttcctttctgctcattTTTGACCATAGGtctctaaactgcggccctccagctgttgcaatacttcatttcccatcatggctggacagccaaatccaaagctttagctgtccgggcatgatgggaattgtggttttgcaacagctggagggcctcagttTGGAGACCCAAGCTTTGGACCTTCTaaagccagtgcatcaataacccttTATCCACATACCATCTATAGTACTTTGTAAACCAACAACCCAGTACAGTTCCAGCCTGTTCAGTCTAGTGCACCTCACCAATGCTGTCACTGAATCACAGAGGAATATGTGCTGTGATTAACCAAAGGAAAATGAAGTGACTGTGTGAGAACTACTGGCAAACAGCATAGTTATAGTCCTGCCGTATACAAATGATCCCATTCACAGTTCTTCAGGTCCACATTTCAGGTGTGAATGCATTTATAAATACAATATACAGTCTATTACTGAAACATAAAATACTCCCAGAAATCAACTTTAGGATAGCAAATTAGCCTGTTAGGAggagttcacatgtacaggatctgcagcagatttgaagttgcagattcaaagcaaatctgcaccatcaaatctgctgcagatcctgtacatgtgaacgcacccttaaagggatatatgaACCTGAGAATAAAAATAAGGTCTGACACTTGACACTTGCCCTTTTAATTGGTTCACGGACACAATGATAAGGTGTTTACCTGCAGCTCGGGGATAGACATCAGTTCTTCCCATACCTGCTCCAACACGTTTTCTGTGTTGGGTCTCGTGTTCTGCAAAGTGTCTGGAACAGGGGGCTGCTCTGTGGGAAGAAAGTTCTGGCTGTTATCCATATGGGAGGTTGGTACCATTGCAGTTTGGAAGGTCATATCAGGTGCCTGGGAAATGAATAATAAATCATATGGTTACTATAAAAGAGAAGATGATTTCATAAATTCATACTCAGATATCGTGAAATATATTCTTTAAcaaaagtttaaaagttcttaAGGGTGGTTTTCCAGTTTAATACATGGATGGGCTTTTTAGCAAGTAAACGT belongs to Dendropsophus ebraccatus isolate aDenEbr1 chromosome 9, aDenEbr1.pat, whole genome shotgun sequence and includes:
- the NFE2L2 gene encoding nuclear factor erythroid 2-related factor 2 isoform X2: MKAGRLRTSDLDMDLIDILWKQDIDLGVGREVFDYSQRQKEYELEKQKKLEKEHQEQLRKEQEKALYAHLQLDEETGEFIPVQQPAPMEAAVVTQTVSSSLQGKSGPGQELSFDECLKILADTFQFEAPDMTFQTAMVPTSHMDNSQNFLPTEQPPVPDTLQNTRPNTENVLEQVWEELMSIPELQCLNSQIDSFVDLSLYSNTEAVTETSNNYVFQNPLLNSEKPAEDPVPVFSNDFVGSFAPNVPTVNTNSTFNVESFCDDIFTLIDPKVTNVPLTDNSGHSFTELLNETVDITDLSLCKAFNGNSPTEFNDSDSGISINTSPCSASPGQSVGSSIYGDTQYGYSDSEMDDMDSTTENVQQNPAEKFPIPFTEDAFYALSPIVPLDTCFDIEAQNPPEKELPVKPGQSKTPFTKDKLQSRQEARFTRDAQRAKALNVPFSVEKIVNLPVDDFNVLMSKHQFNEAQLALIRDIRRRGKNKVAAQNCRKRKMENIVELETDLDNLKNEKEKLLAEKGEYNSSLHLMKKQLGTLYMEVFSKLRDEDGNPYSHHEYSLQQTKDGNVFLVPKAKKIEIKKEQI
- the NFE2L2 gene encoding nuclear factor erythroid 2-related factor 2 isoform X1, whose amino-acid sequence is MMEIELPPAKQSQQDMDLIDILWKQDIDLGVGREVFDYSQRQKEYELEKQKKLEKEHQEQLRKEQEKALYAHLQLDEETGEFIPVQQPAPMEAAVVTQTVSSSLQGKSGPGQELSFDECLKILADTFQFEAPDMTFQTAMVPTSHMDNSQNFLPTEQPPVPDTLQNTRPNTENVLEQVWEELMSIPELQCLNSQIDSFVDLSLYSNTEAVTETSNNYVFQNPLLNSEKPAEDPVPVFSNDFVGSFAPNVPTVNTNSTFNVESFCDDIFTLIDPKVTNVPLTDNSGHSFTELLNETVDITDLSLCKAFNGNSPTEFNDSDSGISINTSPCSASPGQSVGSSIYGDTQYGYSDSEMDDMDSTTENVQQNPAEKFPIPFTEDAFYALSPIVPLDTCFDIEAQNPPEKELPVKPGQSKTPFTKDKLQSRQEARFTRDAQRAKALNVPFSVEKIVNLPVDDFNVLMSKHQFNEAQLALIRDIRRRGKNKVAAQNCRKRKMENIVELETDLDNLKNEKEKLLAEKGEYNSSLHLMKKQLGTLYMEVFSKLRDEDGNPYSHHEYSLQQTKDGNVFLVPKAKKIEIKKEQI